The Colius striatus isolate bColStr4 chromosome 24, bColStr4.1.hap1, whole genome shotgun sequence genome includes a window with the following:
- the EPB41 gene encoding protein 4.1 isoform X27 has translation MTTEKSLAADADNSEQQQAKEEERAAETQKQEASVEEGSQQPSEGQPAAGQKQKASNGDTPTHEEQSKKERRTSDGRGLSRLFSSFLRRPKSQVSEEDKDTDAPKEAGGEQKDPGLGASPDEDILVKAPIAAPEPELKTDPSLDLHSLSSAETQPAQEERRDYQEPESRDLGGKERGGEAKEECTKPELKQETPETKAEKDLKAAQKAVKRHRNMYCKVVLLDDTLFECAVDKHAKGQDLLKKVCDHLNLLEEDYFGLAIWDTPTSRTWLDPAKEIKKQVHGGPWDFTFNVKFYPPDPAQLTEDITRYYLCLQLRQDIITGRLPCSFATLALLGSYTVQSELGDYDPDLHSPDYISEFKLAPNQTKELEEKVVELHKTYRSMTPAQADMEFLENAKKLSMYGVDLHQAKDLEGVDITLGVCSSGLLVYKDKLRINRFPWPKVLKISYKRSSFFIKIRPGEQEQYESTIGFKLPSYRAAKKLWKVCVEHHTFFRLTSTEAIPKSRFLALGSKFRYSGRTQAQTRQASALIDRPAPRFERTASKRASRSLDGAKRATQKVEFRDVKEEKQEEVVVEVPEPKPVDQIQEKPAQHPLDTFEMKPIAEEEEEEEKVEVVKVPVAKPKLPEPLRPRSAKRALGNVEISPVEEEEQEEEEKMVVMRELEPVPKESAVAVITPERSPRPTSAPAIAQSHPAEPAPAKPDVKDTVAASKLEKETAKPTVRREEIPAEKAKPEPADASKCL, from the exons ATGACAACAGAGAAGAGTCTAGCGGCGGACGCTGACaactcagagcagcagcaagccaaggaggaggaaagagctgctgaaacacaaaagcaagAGGCTTCTGTAGAGGAAGGGTCTCAGCAGCCATCAGAGGGAcagcctgcagcaggacagaagCAGAAGGCTTCCAACGGCGATACACCCACGCACGAGGAGCAGAGCAAGAAGGAACGTCGCACCTCCGACGGCCGCGGCCTCTCCCGCCTCTTCTCATCCTTTCTCAGGAGACCTAAGTCTCAGGTGTCCGAAGAGGACAAAGACACTGATGCTCCTAAAGAGGCAGGAGGTGAACAGAAAGACCCAGGATTAGGAGCCAGCCCTGATGAAGACATCCTGGTGAAAGCCCCAATTGCAGCTCCTGAGCCTGAGCTCAAAACCGATCCATCGCTAGATCTCCATTCCTTAAGCAGTGCAGAAACACAG CCTGCacaggaggagagaagggaCTACCAGGAGCCGGAGAGCAGAGACCTTGGGGGCAAGGAAAGAGGAGGGGAAGCTAAGGAAGAGTGCACCAAGCCAGAGCTGAAACAAGAGACTCCAGAGACCAAAGCAGAGAAGGATTTGAAAGCTGCccagaaagcagtaaaaagacacagaaacatGTACTGCAAAGTGGTCTTGCTGGATGACACCCTCTTTGAGTGTGCTGTGGAT AAACATGCCAAGGGACAAGATCTGCTTAAAAAAGTCTGTGACCACCTCAATCTCCTGGAAGAAGACTACTTTGGTTTGGCCATATGGGACACACCGACCTCCAGG ACCTGGCTGGATCCtgccaaagaaataaaaaaacaggTTCATG GAGGCCCCTGGGATTTTACCTTCAACGTCAAGTTTTACCCACCGGATCCTGCGCAGCTGACAGAGGACATAACCAG gTATTACTTGTGTCTTCAGCTCAGACAAGACATCATCACAGGGCGGCTGCCCTGTTCCTTTGCCACTCTGGCTCTGCTGGGTTCCTACACAGTCCAGTCTGAGCTGGGAGATTATGATCCTGATCTACACAGCCCAGATTACATCAGTGAATTTAAATTGGCCCCAAACCAGACAAAAGAGCTCGAAGAGAAGGTTGTGGAGCTTCATAAAACATACAG aTCCATGACTCCAGCCCAAGCAGACATGGAATTTCTTGAGAATGCAAAAAAGCTGTCTATGTATGGAGTTGACCTTCACCAAGCCAAG GACTTGGAAGGAGTGGATATCACTCTGGGAGTCTGTTCCAGTGGCCTTCTTGTTTACAAAGATAAACTGAGAATCAACCGCTTCCCTTGGCCCAAAGTCCTGAAGATCTCCTACAAACGCAGCAGCTTCTTCATTAAGATTCGCCCAGGGGAG CAAGAACAGTATGAAAGTACAATTGGGTTCAAGCTCCCGAGTTACCGAGCAGCGAAGAAGCTGTGGAAAGTGTGTGTGGAACATCACACGTTCTTCAG GCTGACTTCCACCGAGGCCATCCCCAAGAGCCGGTTCCTGGCGCTGGGCTCCAAGTTCCGCTACAGCGGGCGGACGCAGGCGCAGACGCGGCAGGCGAGCGCCCTGATCGACCGGCCCGCGCCGCGCTTCGAGCGCACGGCCAGCAAGAGGGCGTCCCGCAGCCTGGATGGAG CTAAACGTGCGACTCAAAAAGTTGAGTTCAGAGACGTAaaggaagagaagcaggaggaggtggtggttgaggttcctgaaccaaaaCCTGTGGATCAGATCCAAGAGAAGCCAG CCCAACACCCTCTTGACACTTTTGAAATGAAACCCattgcagaggaggaagaggaggaggagaaggtaGAGGTGGTTAAGGTTCCCGTTGCCAAGCCAAAGCTACCGGAGCCGTTGCGGCCGCGGTCAG CCAAACGTGCTCTTGGCAATGTTGAGATAAGCCCAGTTgaagaggaggagcaggaggaggaagaaaaaatggtGGTGATGAGAGAACTAGAGCCGGTCCCAAAGGAGTCAG